A region from the Triplophysa rosa unplaced genomic scaffold, Trosa_1v2 scaffold436, whole genome shotgun sequence genome encodes:
- the LOC130550820 gene encoding golgin subfamily A member 6-like protein 22: MEQLKRNLEDERKWIEEDRVKSEDKFRQKEEDLRKKFEEQRKTEQQKQENEKQKRFEEEKQLSAEYDQKIEEKKRETEHQRSLYEKREKERDEEDRKREEKYRHDQEKMKQEQEQIITQLQKRQEEEIRKREEWRRKIREAENERNEIQEKIERQQREWEEDKKQQMREQEDDERKRREKHEEQLREKQEELEKMRKTFEKEREERRQRDEEREKLRREREEKEREYEEKENEMMKRYVQLERERTEI; encoded by the exons ATGGAACAACTCAAGAGAAACCTGGAGGATGAGAGAAAATGGATAGAAGAGGATCGAGTTAAAAGTGAGGACAAATTCAGACAAAAAGAGGAAGATCTTAGAAAAAAGTTTGAAGAGCAAAGGAAAACAGAACAGCAGAAACAAGAAAACGAGAAACAGAAACGATTTGAGGAAGAAAAACAACTAAGTGCTGAATATGATCAGAAGATagaagagaagaagagagagactgAACATCAGAGATCACTTtatgaaaagagagagaaagagagagacgagGAGGAtagaaagagagaagagaaataCAGACACGATCAAGAGAAGAtgaaacaagaacaagaacagATTATAACACAATTACAAAAGAGACAAGAAGAAGAGATTAGAAAGAGAGAAGAATGGAGGAGAAAAATAAGAGAAGCTGAAAATGAGAGAAATGAAATTCAAGAGAAAATTGAAAGACAACAGAGAGAATGGGAGGAAGACAAGAAACAACAGATGAGAGAACAAGAAGatgatgagagaaagagaagagagaaacatgaagaacaactgagagaaaaacaagaagaactggagaaaatgagaaagacatttgagaaagagagagaagagagacgacagagagatgaagagagagagaaactgagacgagagagagaagagaaagagagagagtatgaGGAGAAGgaaaatgaaatgatgaaaCGTTATGTgcagctggagagagagagaacagagat ATGA